One Glycine soja cultivar W05 chromosome 7, ASM419377v2, whole genome shotgun sequence genomic window, GCTATATACAAATAttgcacttttcttttttatataataataatgtttcaaaaaggatttttattattattttaaaattataaacgtAGAACTTTTGCAGAGAAAatgataatttgaaattttcataaaaaataaatttacttaatttttaaaaataaaagacttagtcaatggaaatattttttaaaaaaatatctaaattagaaaaaattacaattttatttaactatttttttttcaatcaaggAACATGTTTACACTCTTCTCATGTGGGAGATATAAGGTGAGGTTAGTTTAATGGTGTAAGGGTAAATATCACAAGCATGTGGGAGATATAAGGTGAGGTGAGTTTGATGgtgtaaagaaatatatatataaaaaaaagttaaattgtgatatttagaaattttaaaaccttGTTTATAAACAACAACATTACCATCTGGTGATAAAGCGTGTAAATACATGGATTAGATTTTCGCAAATGAGTTTAGACTTTGTAAaacaaagagtttttcaaaaacagAAGTCAAATTAGAATCCCAAGTCAATTTAAaacacaaaagagaaaaaaaaataagacataAGAAATTATATTGATTCATCTCAACCACATTGACTACACTAAATTCCTAACAAACCAGTGAGTTTTAATAACTTCaacaagttacaagtattaATCACTTACTCTTGACTCTACAACTTAAGTTTTACACAAAGTTTGTTACGACCGGTATTGTTTATCATACCAAGTCATTGCTGACTCTAATACAAATCAAAGGATTTGTGATTTAGCTTGCATAATGACTAACACTCAATCGTCTTATAGATGAATATACAATCTCAACACTAAGTTTTTTCTTTCAAGGTATTTTGAGAACTTTACAAAATTATACAAAGaactttttacaaaaataattaaaaatataagtgaaTAGGTTGATTTTTCATGTCTTCAAAACTTATGGTATTTATAGgtcttcttcaacaagtgttcATTGTCTATAAACGGGTGGATTTCTTCACTCTAGCTTATGTAAGTAGAATGTGATTGTTGGAACACTAAATGCAGATACTTTTTCATgctaaaaaatcacttttgttAGTTATCGTGCTGAACACTTTAATATGAAACCACTCCCTTATGTGCTAGAGTAGATTTGCACAATAGAACACGTCTTTTGACGAGAATTGAtgacttttaaattttgaattttatttattcttcatatGATTCGACAAACTAGAAGAATGTCTCTGCAAAGTAGATCTAGGATATATAgtattaaataaagttttaaatgtCATTTCATAAATGCTATATCAGATCACGAGTTTAGCTAACTATCATATGATACTTTAAACGCATAATCATGAAGCATGTTCTAATATCACTTAAGAAGtaactcttaatctttttatttgtttgtatctaatcaaaataattaaggttCATGATTCatgacataaatattttttgacttAACAAATAGTTAAGGCCTAAgggagaagaaggaagagaaaacatATGTTAAAGATCGACGGAGTGATTAATCTAATCAAGACATTGAATCAATGGTTAAATAACTTAGGCACTAATTGACCCCATAATTAATTAGGATAGGTTAATTCGTGAGatgtgaatttttattttaacaaaactaaaaaatttaatttgtattgatTTACTGTACcaaattataaatgatttgtATCAATGTATCCTAATTCACCTTAATTAAATACATCAATTGATGTAGTTTTTGTAATTTAGCAGAaacagaataaaaagaaaaaatacccACACCCACCACAAGGCCCACTAAACGTGTCATGTGCCTCTCTCCTTTTCCCCCAAAATCTGCTTCAGTTCACGTTCACGCTTCGCTACCTGCGCCTATTCATTGTCTCTTCTCTTCCCCTGCTCAACGTTTTTCTTCTCCCTTCCCCCACCCACCTCCACTCTTTTCATTTCTATTCTCTTCCCAAACAGAACGACCATCGGAACAAACGGCATTTTGTCAAACAGTTACGAggtattgttttgttttcatcttTATGTTCTATTTCCTTGATTCAAAACACAATCATCAAATACTTGCCATCATATCTCTGAATTTGAATGCTTTATATACAATGTTCAGACTCAGCATTATTCATAGGTGATAGTACTGACAGTGATTAAGATTGCAATTGCACAAtcagaatattttttatatacaatgTTTTCAAGGTGACTGACAACAATTAAGATTGCAATTGCACCAAGGggacaaaacaaaacaatgagCAGCGTTTTGCAAGGGAAACGCAAGCGCCAGGACTTGGCTTCAAGGCTCTCGGCCTCAATGAATAATGAGGAGGGTCGTGTCTACAACATCATTCGCGGGAGGAAGGAGATGGGGATATGGCAAGGGGACATCAAACGAGAAGCCAACATCCCCGATAGTTTGTTGAAGAAATCCATCAAGATGCTTATCACCAAGAAACTCGTCAAGGAGGTTGTGAACGTGCAGAACAGGTCCAAGAAGTTGTTGATGGCATCGGATTTCGAACCCTCCAATGAGATCAGTGGTGGAGAGTGGTACACCGAAGGCAAACTCGACACAGAATTTATTGACAAGCTGTCTGAGGCTTGCTTTAGTAGTATTCGTCGCCTGAAGGTCGCGACTTGTGAGGGCATCCTTGAGTGGATTAGGAAGGCGGGTGGTGGAGTCAGTAAAGGGCAGATGGAgcagattttgaagaagttgGTTATGGAGAATAAGGTGCAGGAAGTGACTAGTGATGGCTCTGGGGATTTTGAGTCTGTTCCTGTTGGTGAAGTTTGTTATAGATTGGTGAAGAAGGCTGCTGGTGTTGGTGCCATGGCTTCTATTCCTTGTGGGGTTTGTCCTAGGATTAATTCTTGTACACCCGATGGTGTTATCTCCCCTACAACTTGTCAATATTATCAGAAATGGTTGGACTTCTAAATGTGTCCCATTCAAATCCAAGTCCTTTTTTAGTTTGGGATTTTACATACCTTTTAGTTTTGAAttccatcttttttatttttttatttttcatatggcACTTTCTAGAGTCTTTATTGATTTTCTGTTCAATGTGatacttaaaagaattaattgattTTCCTTTTGCATTTAAGAGAAAGCTTTTTGGTGTGAATTTCTTGCATTACTTGTTAATGATAAATTAAGAACAAGTGGAGAACAACTCCAAGGGCAGAAATCTTGATGTCAAAAAAAGAATGGCATCAACATTTTGATATGTTTAAGCTAATGTGACAAGGATCAAGGAATGCTTTTTGTTATATGATTATAGTACGTAGTAGTACCTTTGTTGCACAAGGTGAAATGCTTAGATCAGACAATGGAGAAAgggtttaattatattttgttagttTGTGTCTTTGTCTGGTATTATTCAACTATTTAATAGCGCTGAGGCAACTGTTGTTAGGCAAGAATTTGCTAAGCTAAAAAAAAGGCACATATAATTTAGTACTGGTTATGGTGGAGAGAGGAGGAGTTTGGCAAGCTTTCATATGCTGCCTGAGGCCAAGCGTGCCTTGGAGGTTTCACTGAAATGTTGATATCCAAGCTTAACCTTTGTCCTGTACTGTGTATCTGTGGAGTGTGCTCATACACTTGAAATATACAGGTTAGGGTAGTGCTCATTTGTCAATGTACCATACCTTTTTTccattgttttgaattttgacgTTATTATATGGCTTTTGATAGCAAGTAAATGTTGAAGCTTGATGACACCTTATGAGCACCACTTGAAACCAATTAGTTCTATCTGCCATTACATGAAATTGCAAGGCAGAATTGCTGTATAGCATCAGCATGTTTGCTGTCGAGAATCTTACTCACTTGGTTTGGATCTCCAGAACTTCAGATTGCATTTGAAGCCACATTTGGTAGGAAGAAAATCATGGTGAATGGTGAGATTGCTGATAAAGCAGTTATTAATGGAAGTTCGTTGGACATTGCATACAATGGGAATCTTCATGCCAAAAGAGCAGTGGATGTGTGTTTATCAACAGTTTCAATGCGGGGTACTGTTTTTGGGACATCAAGTTTCTTGGTTAATTGGTCACTACTCTTTCAACTCTCGCCTATTTGTGGTTCGTCATGCTTTGATTTTTAGACTCACACAAATGGTTTTCTGctgattaatatatatgaaatgCTGTATGATTCCGAGTCAGAACTTTGTAATTAGCAGATATTCACTAAAAAAGTGTTTTAAGTGTTTCTGTTTCACTGTGATAATCAATACCAGAAAAACAGAGAAGGAACAATACTAGCTAGACTACTAGTATACTCGAGttgttaattttgtttggaTATCAAATAGCTATTCAACCAATTGAGTGAAGTTATCAGTTTCAATTGACTGATAGTGGTGTATACTGTACtattattataattcaatataaaaaaatgatagaaatacCATTAGATAAGGAAAAAGTTAAAACATTTTATTGAtacaatttttgtaatttaaaattgaattagaactAAAAAGTCACACGTACGGAGATAAGGAAATTAAGAGGAAACTCTCAGTAAATGCAAGTGAAAAATGCtcgaatgagagaaaagaggatatataataaactaATTGTTAAAGTTAATAAATGAGAGTTTGTTTGTCCCATGAGGATATTTGTGTGTGCCTACTTGaacaaaacatttgaaaaagAGGATGGGAAAacatttctaagttatttttgttttttattttgaaaatacttgtgttataaataatttttaaaacataataaaatttgaataagaaATTGGTTgcgataaaattgttttaaagaaCAATTCTTAAAACAAAAGTGAAAAGTAGATCAAATTAAGCCCtcaatctataaaaaaaaactaagttcTCAATCTTTATTCATGTACTTTCATGTATAGAGAGTAAATTGTACAAAACTTCATGCCAACAAGTAACCACtgtttaagtgttttttttaaaaaagtaccAATGTTTAaggatttatgttttatttttattttttaagatgttatttttttattacttgctGGACCTGGACATCTGCCATTTACggattgtgtaatttttttatttgatttattagaggttttaaatattataaataaaaagaggaGATATTATAGCTAGGGAGGGAGGAAGAAAGAATTTTAAACACCCTCAAAAgagataatagttttttttttatttgaaaaatatttcatcAACACCTATTATGCTATAAGACACTTAGAAcgataaaaaaaagggaaaataaaatatataaacgaATGGAATAATTCCAAAAACTAATAGAATATATGttagttttaaatttgtaaCAACATGGATACTTAATAATGCATAAAACTAAAGTACCGtgacataatataaaaaatgcacAGGTATAATTTTAGAGTTCACCGTTAGATTATTATAGAAGAATTCAATATGGTTTAAGTATTTTTGATAAGCAAATACATTTTTAAGATGTGGTTAGATCAATTTATCGaaactaatgtttttttatagttacttttattttaaacctTGATAAATAATAGATAGGAAATAAGTTAtaggtaataaaaaaaagtatgaatgtgaaactaatttaattttatcaatttgttgtcctttgagagaGTATAATTCTATTTCTCAAAGTATGAGATAAGATAAAACATCGAATCTAATGTTAAAAATTCATGAACCATGAAACAACCTTATCAACAATCAAGGTATGAAACTTTCTTAGAAGATCCATAGCAATCCATCCCCAATATGCGTCATTCAGTTTTAGATGTTCCATTACCACAACTTCAAAGTTTTGTCTCCTTTGGAAATAACAAAAAGTAATGTGTaaacagaaaattaaaataatggataAGAAGCAAGTTAAAGATAGTATAGAAAAGTAGGAATGtgaaacttatttaattttatcaatttgctACCTTTCAGGGAATATAATTCTAATTCTTAAAGTATGGgaacaaatgaaacatgaaactaATGTTATAAATTCACGAActataaattagatgaacaaaaaataaataaaatatttataaaaaataaatataactaaatttaacaCAAAGAAACAcgtgattataaaaaataaataggtggataaaaaaaatagttagaaCCATTGACTCATAGATGGAGAgaatgataaagaaaatgaagaggTTAAGAGTCATTAGTAGTAAACCCTTAAGGAGTGATTGAGTGAGAATGAAAAGGTTAGGAGTTACTATTAGTAAGGTATATATAAGGAGTTACAATTTTAATATGATAGGAAGTTACAAATTTAATAAGATAGACTACAACTAATATGGAAGTTTAGAAATGAACACATGTCTTAGATGTAAGTggatttacatatatttttttcaatagataagaaacaagttataggtagtataaaaaagtaaaaatgtgaaatttatttaatttaataagataGAATACAACTAACGTGAAGGTTTAAAAATGAACACATGTCTTAGATGTAAGTGGACttacatatttcttttttcaatggATAAGAAGCAAGTTATAGGTAGTATAAAAAAGTAGaaatgtgaaatttatttaatttaataagataGACTACAACTAATGTGGAGGTTTAGAAATGAACACATCTTAGATGTAAGTGgacttacatatatttttttcaatggaTAAGAAGCAAGTTATAGGTAGTATAAAAAAGTAGGAAtgtgtaaaaagaaaatgaaaataatggaTAAGAAACAAGTTATAGGTAGTATAGAAAAGTAGGAAtgtaaaacttatttaattttatcaatttgctACCCTTTAGGGAATATAATTCTAATTCTTAAAGTATGGgagcaaatgaaacatgaaactaATGTTATAAATTCATGAACTATGAATTagttgaacaaaaaataaatgaaatatttataaaaaataaataaaactatatttaACACAAAGAAACATGtgactttaaaaaaacaaacaggtggataaaaaaaattagttagaaTCATAGACTCTTATACACAGAAAGATGGAGAGAATGGGAAAGATAATGAAGAAGTTAAGACTTATTGGTAGTAaacttacccttaaggaatgaTTGGGTGGGAATCAAAAGGTTAGGAGTTACTATTAGTAAGACATATATAAGGAGTTACTATTTTAATATGGTAGGAAGTTACAAATTTAATAAGATAGACTACAACTAATATGAATGTTTAGAAAAATACACATGTCTTAGATGTGAGTTTCTtatttcaatcatatttttttcatacacaACACTTAAACTCGAGatcttatttaatgagatcAAGTTTAAAATTACTCAAATCAACAACTAATTTGATAatagatttatatatattaagattaatATCGTCGAACTTTACGTCCTAAATTAACCACTAAACAAGTGAATTAGTTagtatatgattattttaacttaattagacATCTTGGATTCGAATTCTAAATAAATACTACATTAGATATTCAAAGAGAATTTTATCACCCATTTCTTCCTACTCATGCGTGCCTCCACCGGAAGATACATACCTAGACAATAAAAGtcccaaattaaattaataaaaaaatttaattatgactTAGGTCTTTAAAATGATTGGCGCGTGAATGAGAAGTGAGACGGTGAAGTTGACGCGACTTTAATCCGTGAGGTGCAACGTAAAACAAAGGCGAAGGGTTTTAATCAAACGAATCAACCATAGTCCATTACCTTCTTCCCGCGCTGAAAAACCAGTGACAGTGAGTGAGGATCTAAGCTCCAATGGAAGACGAAATGGCGATGGGCACTTCTCCCAGTTACTTCGACCCTCACAACCTCTCCTCCAGACAGCAGTTCCGCAGATACGGGTATTCTATCCTATTCCACTCTTTCCATTCACTCCAGTTCCAATTTTTCGCTCTTATTATCCAATTCTTAGCTTCAATATTCCTCATTTACGTATCATCAATCACCTCATGTTTTACTTTTGCATCGGAGGCGCGGGGTTTTGTGCAATTAGGGTTTATGCTCGAACCAATCAACCAGGGTTTAAGTTtgtcaatttgaaaaaaattggggaaaaaaaatttcaaatcagGAGCTTGTGTTAATTTTTGTGCGAATCTGAACGCTTGAAATAGTTTTAGGTTCTTCTGTTTTTGTCTTTGGCAGTCTTGGAAAATAAAACAGTGAGGTTAGGGTTGAGGGATTGGGTAGAGGGAGGCTTATAATGCCTCTCTGATAATGGTCTTGAATGGGATAGAGTTGGTAGGGAGAACGACTGTGAGACTTATTGATATGAAGCCGTCAAATTCCCCTACATTTGTTGTGGTTGCATTACATTACTTGAGTTGCCGACCTTTCATTTTTTGTATGATGGAGGGTTGGCGTATTAGATGTTATATGGAACCATTGGAATTCTTTTTGAATATAGTTAACGTTTTATAAACTATACAAATTTTCAGAATAGCGGCCATCCTGCTATGGCATTTCCGGGGCTGGCCGCTATCTGGGATTTATAACACTGTTTTAGATTGAGAGAACTTGGTGATTTTCTTTGTTACTTCAACTGCAAATAACTTTCCTGCTTGTGTTTTGTTGCATTTTGTAAAATTCTGTGTAAATTTTCTATATTGCAATTTTTTCAGGAAGAGACACTCAAGTTCAGGTGCTTCAATCCAATACGACAACTCGGCTTCTAAGTTAAGTGAAACTGGGTTGTTATATGATGGCCAAAGCATCCATAGTCCAACTAATGCAGCACTTGTTcttgaaaatattaaacaagAGGTTGAGAGTCTTGATGCTGATTACCTGGAAGAGAAGACACCATATTCCACTAGAAGGAAATTGTCTGCCGTTATTGATGGAGTCCCTGGGGTGGATGCTGGTTTTGACTCTGGACGCTACTCATTAAAGGCTTGTAAGACAGAGGGTGACTCATTGGGAGATGGTGCAGAAACAATCTTCACTTTATTTGCATCTCTGCTTGATTCTTCTTTGCAAGGTAATGCAAGCATGTTCATTTATATACCCCAGTACCCAGAAAGATTTATTTCATTCATCTTCATTTTTGCCATTTCTGTAAATATGGATACAGAATTATCTCTTTGAAGCTTGAAATTCCACATAAGGGAACCTTGTATTGGTCTTAATTGTTTGGAATCTGCATGCTGGAGCATAATGCTTGTTGCATTAAGGCTTTAAGCAGAAGACTATTTCATTCTCTCTTAGTAATCAAACTTTGTATTGTTAACAACgaaaaaaaaactcttctcTGTATTTCCATAGCATTTTAGTTGATTCTCTTTCCCCTTGCAGAAGAATGGATCTTGTTGGTGCAAATGCATTTTTATTCtgcagaaaaaataaatagtgtaattttgatcttattttattttacaggaCTGATGCCTATTGCTGATCTGATACTAAGAGTTGAGAATGCATGCCGAAATGTTTCAGAGTCTATAAGGTTTGTTTGTTATTAGCTGGCATAGATATCTGTATgtgaatttttataatattcaagatgtatatacatataagtaatattattactttattCTTATATAAGGCTCTACATATTGACATGTGTGCTTGTTGTCTTGGGGATTGATaaatggaaaattcttttttcattttaggtTGTTGTGGctttataatttgttatttgcTTATGTATTTACTATGAGTAGTTGGTTTACTGTGTGCTTTGGAGAATTCTCTGCATATTTAttcaagatttattttaattatgaatttgtGGAGAAACTAGAGAGCTCGTTTGGGTGGTCTTCtttttgttggatttggttgttttgttgtttatttgaatattttaagaGGATTTCCGGTCCTCCATCTCTTTTCCTgtctttctctcttttaatgGAGTGTTgtacatatatacacatatataatttatgaattacttttatttttacttcctTATGTTGCTAATGATGCCTTGGACTGGTTTGAAGCTATGTCTTTCTGTAGCAGTATTTACTTATGTTGTCTCATAATGTTGCCAACTTGTTATAGTAAATTGTGACGTTTTTCTTAATGCTATAGACTATAGAGAcatacatttaataaaaaaactagaaaatattatttatcaggAGTTAATGATGATTGTATATTCAGTGTTGAGTAATTAGTTTTATAGCTACAACTTATAGTTAGTCTCAGATAAGTTGCTGATCTGTTAGGTATTTATTGTTGGTAGTCATTACAGTTTTCAGTCTACTAATTTAAACTGGTTATTATCGGTTACTAGTAGCTTGAGTCGGCAAGCTTAcagtacatttaatttttaggttGCATGGGGGTATAGATAGGTATATACATTGCATAGTAAAATTTCCAAAACTAGGATACTCGCTGTTGTTATTCTCTTATTGCAGCTAGTGTTGATGCTATTTTGTAGCTGTACTTGAAAACATGCATGATATACAATAGGATTgcatttttgttgtgtttaacTTGAAGTGCAAACTCATTATTTACCAGTTGAAGAGGAAATTTTGTTGTGATTGTTAGAACACACTTCTTTGGTTTGCTGTATTGGCTGTTTTAGGAGGACTCTTGTTTTCCTTCCGTCTGTGTTTCTCTTATTTTCCCTAATGAATTCCTACCTACAAATATGTGGGGAAAATGAGAGTTAACCTGGTCTTTTAAACTACACTAGACAGTGGATAGATTGAAGAAGTATAGTGCGAGTACTTGTATTACAAAACTACtttgattataatatttttgtggCCTTTCTCTTGTAGGTATGGTTTGAATATAAGGCATCGAGTTGTTGAGGACAAATTGATGAGGCAGAAGGCTCAGCTCTTGCTTGATGAGGCGGCAACATGGTCTCTCTTGTGGTTCCTTTATGGGAAAGGAAATATATCTCTAACCATATATTAAAGGATCAATTTAGTCTCTCCTAAATTCTGTTATGATTTTTGGTTATTCCAATCTATTTCCTTAAATTTATTGGCCCACATTCATCTCATTGACTGAATCAACACTTCGTATGATTAGGGTTCCCATGTTGATCGTCAcacttttgaatttaaaatataaggaaAACTCTGTGGTTTTTGATGTTACTTTCATCTCAATCTTGAGATATAGGCTATGTTTGGAAAGGTATTTTAGCTAGCTTCTAGCTTTTTTTTACTAGCTGAAAAGTTTGTTTGACTGTTTagtaaataaactttttttagtagttcTAGCGTTTTTTGAAACGCTAGCTTTTagccttttatattttcttccatttttatcctcaatatatttatctGATTTCCTAGTTTACCCTTTTTAactaaatcatgattttattattttcattttacacttttcagTTGCTTCAACAGCTTATTTCACCAAACACTAATAATTTAGTAAGCCAACTTTTCAGCTACCAGCTTCTAACTTTCAGCTACCAACTAGCTTTTCAGCTAGTTTTTCTGAACATAGCCATAATTTGCATGTTGGGATAACCTATTCTATTTATCAGTAAGTAACTCACCactaattagataaaaaaaccAAAGTTTACTCCAAAGGAAATCATTTCTCCCATATATAAATGGTCTGTAAGTTCCTATAAATACTTGCTGAATCGTTATAGGAGAGACATTAAATGGAGTGGCTCTACAGCACATGTTAATTGTTGTATTTGCTTTGGATTTTTTGGTTGCcccatttttttggttttctatcCTGAcagttttgcttttatttttcagtGACTGAAGAACTATCTAAAGATCAAATACTGGTAATATGTGTGATGCTACTCTATGTGACATCCCTGGAATGGGCTTATTGAAATCTATTTACTTATCACAGGTGTCAGGAACCTCACATGTGGTGGCTTGTGAGTTTGTTGTGGAGGACCACACAGCTCAATTATGCCTTCGGATAGTCCAGTGGTTAGAAGGTTTAGCTTCTAAAGCACTTGACTTGGAAGCAAAGGTGGTTTTCTGCTATGCTTTCTGCATGGAATTTTGATTtgttcacaaatattttttatttttattctgaatttaattagaatacacTAATAATGTAAATTGTTTTATACTGTCATCCAATCATGGATTGGCatataattgaaaattgttGACTTTTGTAG contains:
- the LOC114418196 gene encoding probable DNA-directed RNA polymerase III subunit RPC6 isoform X1, encoding MCLSPFPPKSASVHVHASLPAPIHCLFSSPAQRFSSPFPHPPPLFSFLFSSQTERPSEQTAFCQTVTRGQNKTMSSVLQGKRKRQDLASRLSASMNNEEGRVYNIIRGRKEMGIWQGDIKREANIPDSLLKKSIKMLITKKLVKEVVNVQNRSKKLLMASDFEPSNEISGGEWYTEGKLDTEFIDKLSEACFSSIRRLKVATCEGILEWIRKAGGGVSKGQMEQILKKLVMENKVQEVTSDGSGDFESVPVGEVCYRLVKKAAGVGAMASIPCGVCPRINSCTPDGVISPTTCQYYQKWLDF
- the LOC114418196 gene encoding DNA-directed RNA polymerase III subunit RPC6-like isoform X2 gives rise to the protein MSSVLQGKRKRQDLASRLSASMNNEEGRVYNIIRGRKEMGIWQGDIKREANIPDSLLKKSIKMLITKKLVKEVVNVQNRSKKLLMASDFEPSNEISGGEWYTEGKLDTEFIDKLSEACFSSIRRLKVATCEGILEWIRKAGGGVSKGQMEQILKKLVMENKVQEVTSDGSGDFESVPVGEVCYRLVKKAAGVGAMASIPCGVCPRINSCTPDGVISPTTCQYYQKWLDF